From one Anaerotruncus rubiinfantis genomic stretch:
- a CDS encoding GntR family transcriptional regulator has translation MLTLLERRPREPAGDYAFRVLHHNILHLILKPGQPINESALSQILGVSRTPVREALSYLSRLRLVDVLPQRGSRVSLIDTSLIDEAKRARYILESAMTETACGLATQKDLQELENNLYMQKFYLEQENYEQLIELDNAFHAAIFRIACSGRIYEAMSRLLGQYNIMRCLCLQSLSAPHAVAEHELILEAFKSRNAQVAVREIQNHVARYKADEQRILEDCPQYFLPCAEEDGR, from the coding sequence ATGCTGACGCTTCTCGAACGCCGCCCCCGGGAACCGGCGGGGGATTACGCTTTCCGGGTTCTGCATCACAATATCCTGCACCTGATCCTGAAACCCGGGCAGCCGATCAATGAATCGGCCCTTTCGCAGATTCTTGGCGTGAGCCGGACCCCTGTGCGGGAGGCGCTCTCCTATCTGTCGCGGCTGCGCTTGGTGGACGTACTCCCACAGCGCGGCAGCCGCGTCTCGCTCATCGATACCAGCCTGATCGATGAGGCCAAACGCGCGCGGTATATCCTCGAATCGGCCATGACCGAAACCGCGTGCGGGCTTGCCACGCAGAAAGACCTGCAGGAGCTGGAAAACAACCTCTACATGCAGAAATTCTATCTGGAGCAGGAAAACTATGAGCAGCTGATCGAGCTGGATAACGCTTTCCATGCCGCCATCTTCCGGATCGCCTGCTCCGGGCGCATCTATGAGGCGATGTCCCGCCTGCTCGGGCAGTACAACATCATGCGCTGTCTTTGCCTGCAAAGCCTGAGCGCTCCTCATGCGGTTGCGGAACACGAGCTGATCCTCGAAGCCTTCAAAAGCCGCAACGCCCAGGTCGCCGTGCGGGAGATCCAAAACCACGTGGCACGCTATAAGGCCGACGAGCAGCGGATTTTGGAGGACTGTCCGCAGTATTTTCTTCCCTGCGCCGAGGAGGACGGGCGCTGA
- a CDS encoding zinc-binding alcohol dehydrogenase family protein, protein MKAVKIPEPWKVELVELPKPEPKQGEALLKVHMAGICGSDIGAFRGANSLVSYPRVIGHEIAGEILSIPQDNKKGLKPGDKVIVDPYLYCGECYPCSIGRTNCCTSLRVLGVHIEGGMAEYFTHPADMLVKVPDDMEWELIPLAEPLTIALHGLHRAQLKAGEHIAISGAGPIGLLAAMGALHYGAEPILIDLVEERLQMARELGVRCTVNLAKENLEEKIEEYTNGRMAQVAMEASGAKPAILNAFNIVANAGRVILTGWPKDATEIDTGLFTRKELDVRGARTSAGEFEEAVELIYTGKVDARGILTKVISLEEAPETIIDIEKNPGDYLKVNVRMN, encoded by the coding sequence GTGAAAGCAGTTAAAATTCCGGAGCCTTGGAAGGTGGAGCTGGTTGAGCTCCCGAAACCGGAACCCAAACAGGGCGAGGCACTTTTAAAGGTGCATATGGCGGGTATCTGCGGCTCGGATATCGGGGCATTCCGCGGCGCCAACAGCCTGGTGAGTTATCCGCGTGTGATCGGCCATGAAATCGCGGGGGAGATCCTTTCGATCCCGCAGGACAACAAAAAGGGCCTCAAACCGGGAGACAAGGTGATCGTGGATCCATATCTCTACTGCGGGGAGTGCTATCCCTGTTCTATCGGGCGCACCAACTGCTGTACCAGCCTGCGTGTACTGGGCGTGCATATCGAGGGCGGCATGGCGGAGTATTTCACCCACCCGGCGGATATGCTTGTGAAGGTTCCGGATGACATGGAGTGGGAGCTGATCCCGCTGGCTGAACCGCTGACCATCGCGCTGCATGGCTTGCATCGCGCGCAGTTGAAAGCCGGCGAGCATATCGCCATCTCCGGCGCGGGACCGATCGGGCTGCTGGCCGCGATGGGCGCGCTCCATTACGGCGCGGAGCCGATCCTGATTGACCTGGTCGAGGAGCGCCTGCAGATGGCGCGGGAATTGGGGGTGCGCTGCACTGTTAACCTGGCCAAGGAGAATCTGGAAGAGAAGATCGAGGAATACACGAATGGTCGTATGGCGCAGGTAGCGATGGAAGCGTCTGGCGCAAAGCCCGCGATCCTCAATGCCTTCAATATTGTGGCAAACGCGGGCCGCGTCATCCTGACTGGCTGGCCGAAGGACGCCACCGAGATCGACACCGGCCTTTTCACCCGCAAAGAGCTTGATGTCCGCGGTGCGCGCACCAGCGCGGGCGAATTCGAGGAGGCAGTGGAGCTGATCTATACAGGCAAGGTGGACGCGCGCGGGATCCTCACCAAGGTGATTTCGCTCGAGGAAGCTCCTGAAACGATCATCGACATCGAAAAAAATCCCGGCGATTATCTGAAAGTCAACGTCCGGATGAACTGA
- the pheS gene encoding phenylalanine--tRNA ligase subunit alpha — protein MLNALQNIKEQAAKALADVSDPKALDELRVRYLGKKGELTAILKQMGSLSAEERPKVGAFANEVRTSIEALIDEKAAALKAAMLEKKLEAEKLDVTMPGKAAPLGKAHPLSKVLDEIKEIFLGMGFSIAEGPEVELDYYNFEALNIPKDHPARDTQDTFYISDNVLLRSQTSPVQVRTMEKQKPPIRIISPGRVYRSDAVDATHSPLFHQIEGLVVDKGITMADLKGTLEMFVKRLYGEESVVRFRPHHFPFTEPSAEMDFQCFACHGEGCRLCKGEGWIEILGCGMVHPKVLSNCGIDPEEYSGFAFGMGLERIVMRRYNIDDLRLFYENDVRFLSQF, from the coding sequence ATGTTAAACGCTCTGCAAAACATCAAAGAGCAGGCAGCAAAGGCTTTGGCCGATGTTTCCGACCCCAAGGCGCTCGATGAACTGCGCGTCAGGTATCTGGGGAAAAAAGGCGAGCTCACCGCGATCTTAAAGCAGATGGGATCCCTCTCCGCCGAGGAGCGCCCGAAGGTCGGCGCGTTTGCAAACGAAGTGCGCACTTCGATCGAAGCGCTGATCGATGAGAAAGCCGCGGCTCTGAAGGCCGCGATGCTTGAGAAAAAGCTCGAGGCGGAAAAGCTCGACGTGACCATGCCTGGAAAGGCCGCGCCGCTGGGCAAAGCGCACCCGCTTTCCAAGGTGCTCGACGAGATCAAGGAAATCTTCCTCGGCATGGGCTTCTCGATCGCGGAGGGCCCCGAGGTCGAGCTCGACTATTATAACTTTGAAGCGCTCAACATCCCGAAGGACCACCCCGCGCGGGACACGCAGGACACCTTCTACATCTCGGACAACGTCCTTCTGCGTTCCCAGACTTCCCCGGTGCAGGTGCGCACCATGGAAAAGCAAAAGCCCCCCATCCGCATCATCTCCCCCGGACGTGTCTATCGCTCGGACGCCGTCGATGCAACCCATTCCCCGCTGTTCCATCAGATTGAAGGGCTGGTTGTCGACAAGGGGATCACCATGGCCGACCTCAAAGGGACCCTTGAGATGTTTGTCAAGCGGCTATACGGCGAGGAATCGGTCGTGCGTTTCCGTCCGCACCACTTCCCGTTCACCGAACCTTCCGCCGAGATGGACTTCCAGTGCTTCGCCTGTCACGGCGAAGGCTGCCGGCTCTGTAAGGGCGAAGGCTGGATCGAGATCCTCGGCTGCGGCATGGTGCATCCGAAGGTGCTTTCAAACTGTGGGATCGATCCGGAGGAGTACAGCGGCTTCGCGTTCGGCATGGGACTCGAGCGGATCGTCATGCGCCGTTACAACATCGACGACCTGCGGCTCTTCTATGAAAACGACGTCCGGTTTCTGAGCCAGTTTTAA
- a CDS encoding DUF1667 domain-containing protein gives MLMEYTCIICPNGCGLEAEIVDGKIRSIKGARCERGRMYIEQELSDPQRNIATSVLVEGGTLPLCSVRLSGPIPKGKIFDVMAEIRAARLTAPVKAGTVVLGNVLGLGRDVIATKNIPAG, from the coding sequence ATGCTGATGGAATATACCTGTATCATCTGTCCAAACGGGTGTGGTCTTGAAGCGGAGATCGTGGACGGAAAAATTCGTTCCATCAAAGGCGCGCGCTGTGAGCGTGGCCGGATGTATATCGAACAGGAACTGTCCGACCCGCAACGCAACATCGCCACATCGGTGCTGGTGGAAGGCGGGACGCTGCCGCTTTGCAGCGTGCGGCTGTCCGGCCCAATCCCCAAGGGGAAGATTTTTGACGTGATGGCGGAAATTCGCGCGGCCCGTCTTACCGCACCAGTCAAGGCTGGAACGGTCGTGCTTGGAAATGTTCTGGGCCTTGGCCGCGACGTGATTGCCACCAAAAATATACCGGCTGGATAA
- the pheT gene encoding phenylalanine--tRNA ligase subunit beta — translation MNLSMRWLYDYVDVRDAAPRAFAEAMTMSGSKVEGWETEGSGIRNVVVGKVTEIVRHPDSDHMFICQVDVGAGEPVQIVTGAQNVKQGDYVPTALHDSDLPGGKHIKKGKLRGVESNGMLCSLSELGLTAHDFPYAIEDGIFILEEPDMKPGQDIQSAIGLNDTCVEFEITSNRPDCMSVAGLAREAAITFDKPLNLPAPVVKHTTDDISRYLSVKVEAPDLCPRYVARMVKNIKIEPSPRWLRERLRACGVRPINNIVDITNYVMLEYGQPMHAFDHKYVEGGEIIVRRAKDGEQIMTLDGVERTLTSDMLAIADAKKPSAVAGVMGGEMSGIMDDTNMIVFESACFNGASVRTTAKKLGMRTEASSRFEKQLDPATCIPAVERACELCELLGAGEVIGGMIDVDNSDHEPRRIPFDPAWINRFIGIEVAEEEMRRILTRLGCRFEDGCVIPPSFRLDLEHKADISEEVARFYGYDKIPSTAIRGVANGKYTPEQKFERAINQILQAQGLYEVSTYSFISPKYYDKIRLPAQSEYRNCVVIQNPLGEDTSVMRTTVVPSMLEVLSRNYNNRNKSAALYEIGNVYLPKDGQDLPEERPFVTIGMYGEEHDFFSLKGILETMFKALGIKSVEYEACKDHPSYHPGRCAKVTLDGTLLGMVGEVHPAVCENYQIGTRAYIACLDEMLLFGHVAPEEGYSPLPKFPASTRDLALICDDETPVASLEKAIRSAVGNILEHVGLFDVYRGEQVAKGKKSVAYSLTLRAADRTLTDEEADAAIKRVLKALKNLGAEIRS, via the coding sequence ATGAATCTGTCAATGAGATGGCTTTATGATTATGTGGATGTCCGGGACGCCGCGCCGCGTGCTTTCGCGGAAGCGATGACCATGTCCGGCTCCAAGGTGGAAGGCTGGGAAACCGAGGGCAGCGGAATCCGCAACGTGGTGGTCGGCAAGGTGACTGAAATCGTCCGGCATCCAGATTCCGATCACATGTTCATCTGCCAGGTGGACGTCGGCGCTGGAGAACCTGTTCAGATCGTCACCGGTGCCCAGAACGTCAAACAGGGGGACTATGTCCCCACCGCGCTGCATGACTCGGACCTGCCCGGCGGCAAACACATCAAAAAGGGCAAACTGCGCGGCGTGGAAAGCAATGGCATGCTCTGCTCACTTTCCGAGCTCGGGCTCACTGCTCACGATTTTCCATATGCGATTGAGGACGGCATCTTCATTCTCGAGGAGCCGGATATGAAACCTGGACAGGACATCCAGAGCGCGATCGGGCTCAATGACACCTGCGTCGAGTTCGAGATCACCTCCAACCGTCCCGACTGCATGTCAGTCGCCGGTCTTGCGCGCGAGGCGGCCATCACCTTCGATAAGCCGCTCAACCTTCCTGCTCCGGTCGTGAAACACACGACCGACGATATCAGCCGCTATCTTTCGGTCAAGGTGGAAGCGCCCGACCTCTGCCCGCGCTATGTCGCCCGGATGGTCAAGAACATCAAAATCGAACCGTCCCCGCGCTGGCTGCGCGAGCGTCTGCGTGCCTGCGGCGTACGCCCGATCAACAATATCGTCGATATCACCAACTACGTCATGCTCGAATACGGCCAGCCGATGCACGCCTTCGACCACAAGTATGTCGAGGGCGGCGAGATCATCGTGCGGCGCGCAAAAGACGGCGAACAGATCATGACCCTGGATGGGGTGGAACGCACCCTCACCTCCGACATGCTCGCCATTGCCGACGCGAAGAAACCTTCCGCAGTCGCGGGCGTCATGGGCGGCGAAATGAGCGGCATCATGGACGACACCAATATGATCGTTTTCGAGTCGGCATGCTTCAATGGCGCGTCGGTTCGCACTACCGCCAAAAAGCTCGGTATGCGCACCGAAGCCTCCAGCCGCTTTGAAAAACAGCTCGACCCGGCTACCTGCATTCCGGCAGTCGAACGCGCCTGCGAGCTCTGCGAGCTACTCGGCGCAGGCGAGGTGATCGGCGGCATGATCGACGTGGACAACTCGGATCACGAACCGCGCCGCATCCCGTTCGATCCCGCGTGGATCAACCGCTTCATCGGCATCGAAGTCGCGGAGGAAGAGATGCGCCGTATTTTGACGCGGCTCGGATGCAGATTCGAGGATGGCTGTGTGATCCCGCCCTCTTTCCGACTCGATCTCGAACACAAAGCGGATATCTCCGAGGAGGTCGCGCGTTTTTACGGCTATGACAAGATCCCGTCCACCGCGATCCGTGGCGTGGCAAACGGAAAATATACCCCAGAACAGAAATTTGAGCGCGCAATCAATCAGATTCTACAGGCGCAGGGACTCTATGAAGTCTCCACCTATTCGTTCATCAGCCCCAAATATTACGACAAGATCCGCCTGCCCGCGCAGAGCGAATACCGCAACTGCGTGGTGATCCAGAATCCACTTGGCGAAGACACCAGCGTCATGCGCACCACCGTGGTGCCGTCGATGCTTGAGGTGCTCTCCCGCAACTACAACAACCGCAACAAGTCCGCCGCGCTCTACGAAATCGGCAACGTCTACCTCCCGAAAGATGGCCAGGATCTTCCAGAGGAACGCCCGTTCGTCACCATCGGCATGTACGGCGAGGAACATGACTTCTTCTCGCTCAAGGGTATCCTCGAAACGATGTTCAAGGCGCTGGGTATAAAAAGCGTGGAATATGAAGCCTGCAAGGACCATCCGTCTTACCATCCCGGACGCTGCGCGAAGGTCACGCTTGACGGCACACTGCTCGGTATGGTCGGGGAAGTGCATCCGGCGGTCTGTGAGAACTATCAGATCGGCACGCGCGCCTACATCGCCTGCCTCGACGAAATGCTCCTATTCGGGCATGTCGCTCCGGAGGAAGGTTACAGCCCGCTGCCAAAGTTCCCTGCTTCCACCCGCGATCTCGCGCTCATCTGCGATGACGAGACTCCGGTCGCCTCGCTCGAAAAGGCCATCCGTTCGGCGGTCGGCAATATCCTCGAGCATGTGGGCCTGTTCGACGTCTATCGAGGTGAACAGGTTGCCAAAGGCAAAAAGAGCGTCGCCTACAGCCTGACCCTGCGCGCTGCCGACCGCACCCTCACCGACGAGGAAGCCGACGCGGCCATCAAACGGGTGCTCAAGGCCCTGAAAAACCTGGGCGCGGAAATCCGAAGCTGA
- a CDS encoding NAD(P)/FAD-dependent oxidoreductase: MMQKKDVIIIGAGPAGLAAAVALHKKGVRDILLLEREKTPGGILRQCIHDGFGLTRFKTSLSGPEYAQHFTDEAETLEIRCITGATVLSVTRDKVVTAVSREGLQSWHAKAVVLAMGCRERTRGALAIPGERPAGVFTAGVAQSYINLHNRMIGRRAVILGSGDIGMIMARRLTLEGVQVAGVFEIQPYASGLPRNVEQCLNDYGIPLYLSRTVTDVHGRARLTGVTVSQVDENLRPIPGTEQDYECDTLILSVGLIPENELSLDAGIALDPRTRGAVVDEHLMTGVDGIFAAGNVLHVHDLVDFVSLEAESLADSVAGYLTHGGLPACPLAVKADENIGYTVPQKISGKSDFTLSLRVKKPMRDCEIQLIQTGRTVKTVRMRNALPAEMIRIPVEKEQLSEDGELEVCIVC, translated from the coding sequence ATGATGCAAAAGAAGGACGTCATCATCATCGGCGCGGGCCCGGCGGGGCTTGCCGCGGCCGTTGCGCTCCATAAAAAAGGGGTGCGGGACATCCTGCTGCTCGAACGGGAGAAAACGCCAGGGGGCATCCTGCGTCAGTGTATCCATGACGGCTTTGGGCTGACCCGGTTTAAAACCTCCCTGTCCGGCCCGGAATATGCGCAGCACTTTACTGATGAGGCCGAAACGCTCGAAATTCGCTGCATCACCGGCGCGACGGTGCTTTCGGTCACGCGGGACAAGGTGGTGACCGCCGTTTCACGGGAAGGGCTGCAAAGCTGGCATGCGAAAGCAGTGGTTCTGGCGATGGGATGCCGGGAGCGCACCCGCGGCGCGCTGGCGATCCCGGGAGAACGCCCGGCGGGCGTGTTCACCGCGGGCGTTGCGCAGAGTTATATCAATCTTCATAACCGGATGATCGGCAGGCGGGCCGTCATCTTGGGATCGGGCGACATCGGCATGATCATGGCGCGCCGCCTCACACTGGAGGGCGTGCAGGTGGCGGGGGTTTTTGAAATCCAGCCGTATGCGAGCGGCCTGCCGCGCAATGTCGAGCAATGTCTCAATGATTACGGCATTCCGTTGTATTTAAGCCGTACGGTTACCGATGTCCACGGCCGGGCGCGGCTGACCGGCGTAACCGTTTCGCAGGTGGACGAGAACCTGCGGCCAATCCCCGGCACGGAACAGGATTATGAATGCGATACCCTGATCCTTTCGGTGGGACTCATCCCGGAGAATGAGCTTTCGCTCGATGCGGGTATTGCGCTGGATCCGCGCACCCGGGGAGCAGTGGTCGATGAGCATCTGATGACCGGTGTGGATGGCATTTTCGCGGCGGGGAACGTCCTGCATGTGCACGACCTCGTGGATTTTGTTTCGCTCGAGGCGGAATCGCTGGCCGATTCGGTGGCCGGGTATCTCACGCACGGCGGCCTTCCGGCCTGTCCGCTCGCGGTGAAGGCCGATGAAAACATCGGCTATACAGTGCCGCAGAAGATCAGTGGAAAATCGGATTTCACCTTGTCGCTGCGGGTAAAAAAGCCGATGCGCGACTGTGAGATCCAACTCATCCAGACGGGCAGGACGGTGAAAACCGTCCGGATGCGCAATGCGCTCCCAGCCGAGATGATCCGTATCCCGGTGGAAAAGGAACAGCTCTCGGAGGATGGGGAACTGGAGGTGTGTATCGTATGCTGA
- a CDS encoding GntR family transcriptional regulator — MNLTVYPSLPSEPAGEYVYRVLRKNILAGNLLPGECLGPTEIGKLLQVSRTPLQSASVRLMTEGLLKIYPQRGSYVSRIDMKRVYEATCMRNLLEQAAMRVLCTEGIGREGLMQLQANLIQQNFSFEQKQTCDVFELDNAFHELLFSLAGMSLANEALQSISADQYRVRLLKLQARFRWEQTVAEHTGIIAAIQARDVEAGLLRSNEHLSRISWDLETIHEQHPDYFENWESFPPRAFCKRRESFYTIYRNSDDNAALED; from the coding sequence ATGAATCTGACAGTCTACCCATCCCTGCCGTCCGAACCGGCGGGGGAATATGTCTACCGTGTGCTGCGCAAGAACATCCTGGCCGGGAACCTCCTGCCGGGCGAATGCCTTGGCCCAACAGAGATCGGCAAACTGCTGCAGGTCAGCCGCACGCCGCTGCAAAGCGCGTCAGTGCGTTTGATGACCGAAGGCTTGCTCAAAATTTATCCGCAGCGCGGGTCGTATGTGTCGCGGATCGATATGAAACGGGTTTATGAGGCAACCTGCATGCGCAACCTGCTCGAACAGGCGGCGATGCGCGTCCTCTGTACCGAGGGCATCGGCCGGGAAGGCCTGATGCAGCTGCAGGCGAACCTGATCCAGCAGAACTTCAGTTTTGAGCAAAAGCAGACCTGCGACGTCTTCGAACTGGATAACGCTTTCCATGAGCTGCTGTTTTCGCTTGCCGGCATGTCTCTCGCAAACGAAGCGCTGCAGAGTATTTCGGCCGACCAGTACCGGGTGCGGCTTTTGAAACTGCAGGCGCGGTTTCGCTGGGAACAGACGGTCGCCGAACATACCGGGATCATCGCCGCGATCCAGGCAAGAGACGTGGAAGCCGGGCTTCTGCGCAGCAATGAACATCTTTCCCGGATTTCCTGGGATCTGGAAACGATCCATGAGCAGCATCCGGATTATTTTGAAAACTGGGAGAGCTTCCCGCCGCGCGCCTTTTGCAAACGCCGGGAAAGCTTCTACACAATCTATCGCAACAGCGATGATAACGCCGCGCTGGAAGACTGA
- a CDS encoding NAD(P)/FAD-dependent oxidoreductase → MESFDVLIIGAGVIGSAVARELTRCKLKIGVLEKNRDVCFETSGRNSAVLHGGFAYDTGTLKARLCVEGNREFDAAARELDVPYKRTGKVLVGNTPEDRERLLQTIETGRVNGASGLSMIDKKRLHELVPAVVGEFAMLSETSGILDPFQYAVALAENACMNGAKFFFDHEVNSLAREENAWTVQTSRGVLRARWVVNAAGLGCGKVSDMLGIKGYRILGSRGTYIVLDKRTGSLLPMPVYPVPSNTYMGIHVTPTVDGNVIVGPDAEYIDDFSYYGVPQKNIDYLAKSASDLWPCIRKPDYIRTYAGILPKWVTEDGVIHDFTIEVRDDLAPNAVNLVGIESPGLTAALPIARHAIGLIAARERLQPNPAFNPRRKGIVRFAEKSPEEQAALVAENPDYGEIICRCEKITRAEILQAVHNPLGTDTMAGVKYRTRSMMGRCQGGYCQMRIAQILEEELGKRPEEVLYARTGSEIFTGKVREA, encoded by the coding sequence AGGGATGTCTGCTTTGAAACGAGCGGACGCAATTCCGCCGTATTGCACGGCGGGTTTGCTTATGATACCGGGACGCTCAAGGCGCGGCTCTGCGTGGAGGGGAATCGGGAGTTCGACGCGGCGGCCAGGGAGCTCGACGTGCCGTATAAACGCACCGGGAAGGTATTGGTGGGCAATACGCCCGAGGACCGTGAACGGCTTTTGCAGACGATTGAAACGGGGCGCGTGAACGGTGCGTCCGGTCTTTCGATGATCGATAAAAAGCGGCTGCACGAACTGGTTCCGGCGGTTGTTGGCGAGTTTGCCATGCTTTCCGAGACAAGCGGTATCCTTGACCCGTTCCAATATGCGGTCGCGCTCGCGGAGAACGCCTGCATGAACGGCGCGAAATTCTTCTTCGATCACGAAGTAAATAGTCTTGCACGGGAAGAAAACGCCTGGACGGTGCAGACCAGCCGCGGCGTGCTGCGTGCCCGATGGGTGGTCAATGCGGCGGGGCTCGGCTGCGGGAAGGTGTCTGACATGCTCGGGATCAAAGGCTACCGCATCCTCGGTTCGCGTGGCACCTACATCGTGCTTGACAAGCGCACCGGTTCGCTCTTGCCGATGCCGGTCTATCCGGTGCCAAGCAACACCTATATGGGGATTCACGTTACGCCTACAGTCGACGGGAATGTCATTGTCGGGCCGGACGCCGAATACATTGACGATTTTTCCTATTATGGCGTGCCACAAAAGAATATCGATTATCTCGCCAAGAGTGCGTCCGATCTCTGGCCCTGTATCCGAAAGCCCGATTATATCCGTACATACGCGGGCATCCTGCCCAAATGGGTGACAGAAGACGGCGTGATCCACGACTTCACCATTGAAGTGCGCGACGACCTTGCGCCGAATGCCGTGAATCTTGTCGGGATCGAGTCGCCGGGCCTCACCGCCGCGCTGCCGATCGCCCGTCACGCGATCGGGCTGATCGCCGCGCGTGAACGGCTGCAACCAAATCCGGCCTTCAACCCGCGTCGCAAGGGGATCGTCCGGTTCGCGGAAAAGTCCCCGGAAGAACAGGCTGCGCTGGTCGCGGAGAACCCGGATTACGGAGAGATCATCTGCCGCTGCGAAAAGATCACCCGGGCGGAGATTTTACAGGCGGTGCACAACCCCCTCGGCACGGACACGATGGCAGGCGTCAAATACCGCACCCGGTCGATGATGGGCCGCTGTCAGGGCGGCTACTGTCAGATGCGCATCGCGCAGATTCTGGAGGAGGAGCTGGGCAAACGCCCCGAAGAGGTGCTCTATGCGCGCACCGGTTCCGAAATCTTCACGGGGAAGGTGAGGGAAGCATGA
- the uxuA gene encoding mannonate dehydratase — MKMTFRWYGEGNDSVTLKQIKQIPGCTGLMGVLDQYAAGEVWPLDVIRDYVKHVNDAGLEVEVIESVNVHEDIKLGLPTRDKYIANYIETIENLAKCGIKVIVYNFMPVLDWLRTDLAREIPEDGSNSLYFDEQELLGMTPLEIVENTAKNSNGFTLPGWEPARLKELEHVLELYKSVDEDKLRENYKYFLEKIIPTCEKVGIKMACHPDDPAWPIFGLPRIAHSQDDYDKIVALVDSPCNTVCLCTGSLGSNPENDIPAIIRHFGEKNRIGCMHVRNVKYLGYHKFREASHLSSDGSLDMYAIMKAIYDTCPDTYVRPDHGRMIWDEKARPGYGLYDRALGITYLNGIWEALEKQGK, encoded by the coding sequence ATGAAAATGACATTCAGATGGTATGGAGAAGGCAACGACAGTGTAACCCTCAAGCAAATCAAACAGATCCCGGGCTGCACCGGCCTGATGGGCGTGCTTGACCAGTATGCCGCGGGCGAGGTCTGGCCGCTTGACGTGATCCGGGACTATGTCAAACACGTCAATGACGCCGGCCTCGAGGTCGAGGTCATCGAGAGCGTCAACGTCCATGAGGACATCAAGCTCGGCCTGCCGACCCGCGACAAGTATATCGCCAACTACATCGAGACCATCGAAAACCTGGCCAAATGCGGGATCAAGGTGATCGTCTACAACTTTATGCCGGTGCTCGACTGGCTGCGCACCGATCTGGCGCGTGAAATTCCGGAGGATGGCTCGAACTCGCTCTATTTCGATGAGCAGGAACTGCTCGGCATGACCCCGCTCGAAATTGTCGAGAACACTGCGAAGAATTCGAACGGATTCACCCTGCCGGGCTGGGAGCCCGCGCGTCTGAAGGAACTGGAGCATGTGCTTGAGCTCTATAAATCGGTTGATGAGGACAAACTGCGCGAAAACTACAAATACTTCCTTGAGAAGATCATCCCGACCTGCGAGAAGGTCGGCATCAAGATGGCCTGCCATCCGGACGATCCCGCGTGGCCGATTTTCGGCCTGCCGCGCATCGCGCATTCGCAGGACGACTATGACAAGATCGTGGCCCTGGTCGACAGCCCCTGCAACACCGTCTGCCTGTGCACCGGTTCGCTCGGCTCGAACCCCGAAAATGATATCCCCGCGATCATCCGCCATTTCGGTGAGAAAAACCGCATCGGCTGCATGCATGTGCGCAACGTCAAATATCTCGGCTATCACAAATTCCGTGAGGCGTCGCACCTTTCGAGCGACGGTTCGCTTGACATGTACGCCATCATGAAGGCGATCTATGACACCTGCCCGGATACCTATGTCCGCCCTGACCACGGCCGCATGATCTGGGATGAAAAAGCGCGTCCGGGTTACGGCCTCTATGACCGCGCGCTGGGCATCACCTACCTGAATGGAATCTGGGAAGCGCTTGAGAAACAAGGCAAATAA